A part of Paenibacillus sp. sptzw28 genomic DNA contains:
- the hisG gene encoding ATP phosphoribosyltransferase, which translates to MSLHEGLPGGENSGADSLGRELLKVAMPKGRIYKQASKLFREAGLPIPSDFDDTRKLIIELPEAGMSFIMAKPVDVPTYVEYGVADIGVVGKDVLMEENKDVYELLDLGIAKCRMSVIGLPDWRPAIHPRVATKYPNVASQYFREQGQQVEVIKLNGSIELAPLIGLADRIVDMVETGQTLRENGLVEMETIFGITSRLIANRVSYRMKNEPIQSLCDKLQRVIGAKAGV; encoded by the coding sequence ATGAGCTTGCATGAAGGATTGCCGGGCGGGGAAAATTCCGGCGCAGATTCGTTAGGGCGCGAGCTGCTTAAGGTAGCTATGCCCAAAGGCCGTATTTACAAGCAGGCATCCAAGCTGTTCAGGGAAGCGGGGCTTCCGATTCCGAGCGATTTCGACGATACGCGCAAGCTGATTATCGAACTGCCGGAAGCGGGGATGTCGTTTATTATGGCAAAGCCGGTCGACGTCCCCACTTATGTGGAATATGGCGTTGCGGATATCGGTGTTGTCGGTAAGGACGTTCTGATGGAGGAAAACAAGGACGTCTACGAGCTGCTGGACCTGGGCATTGCGAAATGCCGAATGTCGGTGATCGGGCTGCCTGATTGGAGACCGGCCATTCATCCGCGGGTGGCGACGAAATATCCTAATGTCGCATCGCAATATTTCCGCGAGCAGGGACAGCAGGTTGAAGTGATCAAGTTGAACGGTTCGATCGAACTCGCGCCTCTAATCGGGCTGGCGGATCGGATTGTCGATATGGTCGAAACCGGCCAGACGCTTCGCGAGAACGGACTTGTTGAGATGGAGACGATCTTCGGCATCACGAGCCGTTTGATCGCCAACCGTGTCAGCTACCGGATGAAGAACGAACCGATACAAAGCTTATGCGATAAGCTGCAGCGCGTTATAGGGGCGAAAGCGGGCGTGTAG
- the hprK gene encoding HPr(Ser) kinase/phosphatase: protein MAKKVKVSELVQQFQLEIVSGEDGLRRSITVDDLSRPGLEMAGYFHYYPKERVQILGKTELAFMDTLSNDERVDRMERLCDDETPCFIITRGLEAPIELINQSNLKQIPVLRSNVATTIMISRITNFLERKLAPSATIHGVLVDVYGVGMLITGGSGIGKSETALELVKRSHRLVADDAVEIRQTSDGQLHGSAPELIRYLLEIRGLGIINVMTLFGAGAIRTMKRIEVVIKLENWQADKQYDRLGLDEETTRIIDTDVPLVTVPVRPGRNLAVIIEVAAMNFRLKRMGYNAALQFTNKLTETIADDMDDFD, encoded by the coding sequence ATGGCTAAGAAAGTAAAGGTATCCGAGCTTGTCCAGCAATTTCAGCTTGAAATTGTGAGTGGAGAAGACGGGCTGCGCCGCAGTATTACGGTCGATGATTTGTCGCGGCCGGGATTGGAAATGGCGGGATATTTTCATTATTATCCGAAGGAACGGGTACAAATATTGGGGAAAACAGAGCTGGCGTTCATGGATACGCTTAGCAATGATGAACGGGTGGACCGGATGGAGCGGCTTTGTGACGACGAGACGCCTTGCTTCATTATTACCCGTGGTCTGGAAGCACCGATTGAACTCATTAATCAATCAAATTTGAAACAAATTCCGGTGCTGCGGAGCAATGTAGCCACAACAATCATGATCAGCCGCATCACGAATTTTCTCGAGCGCAAGCTTGCGCCTTCCGCTACGATTCATGGCGTTCTCGTGGACGTATACGGCGTGGGGATGCTTATCACCGGCGGCAGCGGCATAGGGAAAAGTGAAACCGCGCTTGAGCTTGTCAAGCGCAGTCATAGGCTCGTCGCGGACGATGCGGTGGAAATTCGCCAAACGTCGGACGGACAGCTGCACGGCAGCGCTCCTGAGCTGATCCGCTATCTGCTTGAAATTCGGGGGCTAGGCATCATAAATGTAATGACTTTGTTCGGAGCCGGAGCGATTCGTACGATGAAACGGATCGAGGTCGTCATCAAACTTGAGAACTGGCAGGCGGATAAACAGTATGACCGGCTCGGTCTGGATGAAGAAACGACGCGTATTATCGATACGGATGTGCCGCTAGTTACGGTGCCCGTTCGGCCGGGCCGAAACTTGGCTGTCATCATTGAAGTAGCAGCTATGAACTTCAGGCTTAAACGAATGGGATATAACGCGGCGCTGCAGTTCACTAACAAGCTTACGGAAACGATTGCCGACGATATGGACGATTTCGACTGA
- a CDS encoding ATP phosphoribosyltransferase regulatory subunit codes for MSKPKVFEKPIGVKDYLPHAVTKLRQIENQVLSCMKSWGYEQIMTPTMEYYDTVGVASSTSDQKLFKLLNNRGTTLVLRSDMTAPIARVVSSLLKESQFPLRLSYHSNVFRAIEEEAGREAEFFQTGVELVGDASPEADAEVVALAIASLKAAGVDRFKIAIGHVGFLNGLFEETLQGHAEAQEELKAYLLGRDYVGYRERLGALSLAAPVQRELEGILRLRGGQEICEQALQLSADATAQSSIRHLCDMWDVLAAYGVSEHVLIDLTMIGDFKYYTGMTFEGYAADLGFPVASGGRYDNLLKQFGRPAPATGFALKTTRILELIDDGASGDTEVRVLIGYDADGRASALIKAQRLREAGAGVVVTEKMDETSRITALKAADGAAGGREFVYKGVTFTGLLTFFGQEGAAQ; via the coding sequence ATGTCAAAACCGAAGGTTTTCGAGAAACCGATTGGGGTCAAAGATTATTTACCGCACGCCGTTACGAAGCTTCGTCAAATTGAAAATCAAGTGCTGTCCTGTATGAAATCGTGGGGCTACGAGCAAATTATGACGCCGACGATGGAATATTACGATACGGTTGGTGTGGCAAGCTCCACCTCAGATCAAAAGCTGTTTAAGCTGCTGAACAACCGCGGGACGACGCTGGTGCTGCGCTCGGATATGACGGCGCCAATCGCTCGGGTGGTCTCTTCGTTATTGAAGGAATCGCAGTTTCCGCTCAGGCTGTCCTATCATTCGAATGTGTTCCGGGCGATTGAAGAGGAAGCCGGCCGGGAGGCGGAGTTTTTCCAGACGGGCGTGGAGCTGGTCGGCGATGCTTCGCCCGAAGCGGACGCGGAGGTTGTGGCGCTTGCGATCGCGTCGCTTAAGGCGGCCGGTGTAGACCGGTTCAAGATCGCGATCGGCCACGTGGGCTTCTTAAACGGCCTGTTTGAGGAAACGCTTCAAGGCCATGCGGAGGCACAGGAGGAACTGAAGGCGTATTTGCTCGGCCGCGACTATGTCGGTTACCGGGAGCGTCTGGGCGCTCTTTCGCTGGCGGCGCCGGTGCAGCGCGAACTAGAAGGCATTCTCCGGCTCCGCGGCGGGCAGGAAATATGCGAACAGGCGCTGCAGCTGAGCGCGGATGCTACGGCGCAGTCTTCGATCCGCCACTTGTGCGACATGTGGGACGTGCTTGCGGCTTACGGCGTGAGCGAGCATGTACTCATCGATTTAACCATGATCGGAGACTTTAAATATTATACAGGCATGACATTCGAAGGCTACGCGGCTGATCTTGGGTTCCCGGTTGCGAGCGGAGGCCGGTATGACAATCTGCTTAAGCAGTTCGGCCGTCCTGCGCCGGCGACCGGCTTCGCGCTTAAGACGACGCGGATTCTAGAGCTGATCGATGACGGAGCATCGGGCGATACCGAGGTACGGGTCCTTATCGGATACGACGCGGACGGCAGGGCGTCGGCGCTTATCAAGGCGCAGCGGCTGCGGGAAGCGGGTGCCGGTGTGGTCGTAACGGAGAAGATGGACGAGACGTCCCGTATAACGGCTCTTAAGGCGGCAGACGGTGCTGCCGGAGGCAGGGAATTTGTATATAAAGGCGTCACCTTCACGGGATTGCTGACGTTCTTTGGACAGGAAGGAGCGGCACAATGA
- the ppaX gene encoding pyrophosphatase PpaX yields the protein MTTGVRTLLFDLDGTILDTNELIIQSFMHALQHIVPPHFGREHIIPSMGQPLSDQLRLFSGMEDVSQLIAAYREVNLRLHDDYVKPFPGVREVLERLHGAGIQLGVVTTKMRLTTERGLRYTGLFDYIQPQAIVTMDDVDHPKPHPQPVLMAVEALGADPANTMMIGDSVVDIEAADAAGVIPVGVAWSLKGEQKLRESGARHIIHDMRELYAFVGLELDPPEKR from the coding sequence ATGACAACGGGAGTACGGACGCTGCTGTTTGATCTGGACGGCACTATTCTGGATACGAATGAACTGATTATTCAATCATTCATGCATGCGCTGCAGCATATTGTGCCGCCTCATTTCGGCCGGGAGCATATTATTCCGAGCATGGGGCAGCCGCTATCTGATCAACTGCGGCTGTTCTCCGGTATGGAGGATGTTTCGCAGCTGATCGCCGCATATCGTGAAGTGAATCTGAGACTCCATGATGATTACGTCAAGCCATTCCCCGGTGTGAGGGAAGTACTCGAGAGGCTCCATGGCGCGGGTATACAGCTGGGCGTAGTTACGACCAAAATGAGACTAACCACGGAGCGGGGGCTGCGCTATACCGGGCTTTTCGATTACATTCAGCCGCAGGCAATTGTCACGATGGATGATGTGGATCATCCAAAGCCTCATCCGCAGCCGGTACTCATGGCCGTGGAGGCGCTTGGCGCCGACCCCGCCAACACCATGATGATTGGCGACAGCGTCGTCGATATCGAGGCGGCCGATGCCGCCGGCGTTATCCCGGTAGGAGTGGCCTGGTCGCTTAAGGGCGAGCAGAAGCTTCGTGAAAGCGGAGCGCGGCATATCATTCACGACATGCGCGAGTTGTATGCGTTTGTCGGATTGGAGCTGGATCCGCCTGAGAAACGTTGA
- a CDS encoding CdaR family transcriptional regulator gives MSEGKWMEQLQAILGCPIRQFQLPLQQWKSHADESRNATKSSHKTNASLPGDYLMSSDGSLWYAAGVTSDTVEVLEVQRSDLSEMESKLIGLTIAQIRASSDKNYEGFTETERYARELGAWIVDQLESSEPLPTIPDRLMARGRLFSSMIPFLLVSEQGEAGRTSYGDLEKLLRTFLAEDVMLIPLKEQEWLVLGPVSLIRDAQSEDREDEMEESIEESLAQIAIGLHEMLASEWIGECHLAVSQPMSPVNSIVATTALLRETVHLGRAFHVGTNIHLPWLLHLERLLNTIPEAQRAKFVEQALKRTDVFLEPEILTTLETFFALDCNVSETAKKLYIHRNTLLYRLDKLKQETELDVRLFRDAVLVKIILLLYKVTKRK, from the coding sequence ATGAGCGAAGGAAAATGGATGGAGCAATTACAAGCAATACTGGGTTGCCCGATCCGTCAATTTCAGCTTCCGCTGCAGCAATGGAAGTCGCATGCAGATGAAAGCCGAAACGCCACGAAATCATCCCATAAAACGAATGCAAGCCTACCGGGAGATTACCTTATGAGTTCCGACGGCAGCCTTTGGTATGCCGCCGGTGTAACTTCTGATACTGTTGAAGTGCTTGAGGTGCAGCGCAGTGACCTCTCCGAGATGGAATCGAAGCTGATCGGATTGACGATAGCCCAAATACGAGCATCAAGCGACAAGAACTATGAGGGCTTTACCGAGACAGAGCGTTACGCGAGAGAACTTGGCGCTTGGATTGTCGATCAGCTTGAGTCCAGCGAGCCGCTTCCTACTATACCGGACCGTCTTATGGCGAGAGGCCGGTTGTTTTCCAGTATGATCCCTTTTTTACTCGTTTCCGAACAGGGGGAAGCCGGAAGGACAAGCTATGGCGATTTAGAGAAGCTGCTCCGTACCTTTTTGGCTGAAGACGTAATGCTTATACCGCTCAAGGAACAGGAATGGCTTGTCCTCGGGCCGGTGTCGCTTATTCGCGATGCTCAATCCGAAGATAGAGAAGACGAAATGGAAGAGTCGATCGAGGAGAGTCTTGCACAGATTGCGATAGGGCTTCATGAAATGTTGGCGAGCGAGTGGATCGGGGAATGTCATTTGGCTGTGTCGCAGCCGATGTCTCCTGTCAATTCAATTGTCGCAACAACCGCCTTGCTGCGGGAAACGGTACACCTCGGCCGCGCGTTTCATGTCGGAACAAATATACATCTGCCATGGCTTCTTCACTTGGAGCGGCTGTTAAATACAATACCGGAAGCCCAGCGGGCAAAATTTGTCGAGCAAGCGTTGAAGCGAACGGATGTCTTTCTTGAACCGGAAATTTTGACGACGCTTGAGACATTTTTCGCGCTCGACTGCAATGTCAGCGAGACGGCAAAGAAGCTTTATATCCACCGTAATACGCTGCTCTACCGTCTGGATAAGCTGAAGCAGGAAACGGAGCTTGATGTTCGTTTGTTCCGCGACGCAGTTTTGGTAAAAATTATATTGCTATTGTATAAAGTGACGAAAAGAAAGTAG
- a CDS encoding acyltransferase, translating to MRLSDWSWIRLRNVERYPVEGPNALWQMYRTVSRLKAVRNFIFIQAARYCPSLPVKNWIYRNILGMTVGRESAFALMVMVDVFFPERIHVGNNTIIGYNTTILTHEYLIREYRLGHVIIGDSVMIGANTTILPGVTIGDGAVVAAGSLVHKDVAPGAFVGGNPIKEIKRQP from the coding sequence ATGCGTTTGTCGGATTGGAGCTGGATCCGCCTGAGAAACGTTGAACGCTATCCGGTCGAAGGGCCGAACGCCCTTTGGCAGATGTACCGAACGGTCAGTCGTCTGAAAGCGGTGCGTAATTTTATTTTTATCCAAGCAGCCCGTTATTGCCCGTCATTACCGGTTAAAAACTGGATTTATCGCAATATCCTCGGAATGACGGTCGGGCGCGAATCCGCGTTCGCTCTTATGGTCATGGTCGATGTGTTTTTCCCTGAGCGGATTCATGTCGGGAATAACACGATCATAGGTTACAATACGACAATTCTTACGCACGAATATCTCATTAGGGAATATCGACTCGGCCATGTCATTATCGGCGACAGCGTGATGATCGGTGCGAACACCACGATACTGCCAGGGGTAACGATCGGAGACGGCGCGGTTGTGGCGGCCGGTTCCCTCGTACATAAGGATGTGGCGCCGGGAGCATTTGTGGGAGGCAATCCGATTAAGGAAATTAAGAGGCAACCATAG
- a CDS encoding polysaccharide deacetylase family protein: protein MNRKIAGLSLILVLGIIVTCCYVVQGRMLSRSSVPLNHSSVPLRKAGLASSILGGRNTDYPAANPNGIYYKNQVIVLMYHEVVRFPKDKDNGALPLSSMEEQIKLMKANNFHWITMEQYARFILHGEKIPDNAVLMTFDDGYESFYTDTYPLLKKYHIPATSFLIVNTVSNPHHAGIPKVTWAQVQQMHKNGIDFYNHTFDSHYYASFNSSGSVQRAVLADPVYLKDKKRRESPKEYEQRVTKDLTLADDILQQKLGNTYKILAFPYGAYSKPLMNIVRKLGIDVTFTVKSGINGPGETNGFRVNAGGMEDNPQALIAMMEKGQAGVESKTAGDGASRSFYFQMLVLVTALMAVLTLRLLAGNAEEKYGWRYFFWKRSG from the coding sequence ATGAATCGCAAAATAGCAGGACTATCTCTAATATTGGTTCTGGGTATTATCGTTACCTGTTGTTATGTTGTTCAAGGCAGAATGCTTTCCCGAAGCAGCGTGCCGCTAAATCATTCAAGCGTTCCGCTTCGGAAAGCCGGGCTTGCATCCTCTATCCTGGGCGGAAGAAACACCGATTACCCGGCTGCGAATCCGAACGGAATCTATTATAAGAATCAAGTGATTGTATTAATGTACCACGAAGTAGTCCGGTTTCCGAAGGACAAGGACAACGGTGCGCTGCCTCTAAGCAGTATGGAAGAGCAAATAAAGCTGATGAAGGCGAATAATTTTCATTGGATTACTATGGAGCAGTATGCGAGGTTTATTCTTCATGGTGAAAAGATACCCGATAACGCCGTTCTGATGACGTTTGACGACGGCTATGAAAGCTTTTATACCGACACTTATCCGCTGCTCAAGAAATATCATATACCCGCCACCAGCTTCCTTATTGTCAATACAGTGAGCAACCCGCACCATGCCGGGATTCCGAAGGTCACATGGGCCCAGGTGCAGCAGATGCATAAGAATGGAATTGATTTCTATAATCACACATTTGATTCTCACTATTATGCTTCATTCAATAGCTCCGGTTCGGTGCAAAGAGCGGTGCTGGCGGATCCGGTTTATTTGAAGGATAAAAAGCGCCGAGAATCTCCAAAGGAGTATGAGCAGCGCGTCACAAAAGATTTAACCTTGGCCGACGATATTTTGCAGCAGAAGTTAGGCAATACGTATAAAATATTGGCGTTCCCATACGGTGCGTATTCGAAGCCTTTAATGAATATTGTGCGCAAGCTTGGAATTGACGTTACATTCACCGTAAAAAGCGGTATAAACGGCCCGGGAGAAACGAACGGTTTCCGCGTGAATGCAGGAGGAATGGAAGATAATCCGCAGGCTTTAATCGCGATGATGGAAAAGGGCCAAGCCGGTGTTGAATCTAAAACTGCAGGGGACGGTGCTTCCCGCAGCTTCTACTTTCAAATGCTTGTCCTGGTAACGGCACTGATGGCTGTGCTTACTCTTCGTTTGCTGGCCGGAAACGCGGAAGAGAAGTACGGATGGCGGTATTTCTTCTGGAAGAGGAGCGGTTAA
- a CDS encoding ABC transporter ATP-binding protein, giving the protein MAGVRLEHVYKKYAGTDLASVKDFNLDIKDKEFLVLVGPSGCGKSTTLRMIAGLEEISEGKLFIGERLVNDVAPKDRDIAMVFQSYALYPHMNVYQNMAFGLKLRKFKKAEIDKRVREAAKILDIEHLLERKPKALSGGQRQRVALGRAIVREPQVFLMDEPLSNLDAKLRGQMRAEISKLVKRLETTCIYVTHDQIEAMTMGDRIVVMKDGIIQQADSPEGLYNNPVNLFVAGFMGAPAMNFITGMLSDQGGAVRFKTTGIDVAVPEGKAKQLRDKGYIGKEIILGIRPEDLHEEPVFLEASPNTIVNAHVDVSENLGHEMYLYLNGIGKETVIARVDGRSGLKEGMNVKLALDMNKVHIFDKESELNIFEV; this is encoded by the coding sequence ATGGCAGGTGTACGCTTAGAGCACGTTTACAAAAAATACGCTGGTACAGATCTGGCTTCGGTTAAAGACTTTAACCTTGACATTAAAGACAAAGAATTTCTCGTTCTTGTCGGCCCGTCCGGTTGTGGTAAATCGACGACTCTGCGGATGATCGCAGGTTTGGAAGAGATTTCCGAAGGTAAATTGTTTATCGGCGAGCGTCTTGTAAATGACGTCGCTCCGAAAGACCGCGACATTGCAATGGTATTCCAATCGTACGCTTTGTACCCGCATATGAACGTATATCAAAACATGGCATTCGGTCTCAAACTTCGCAAATTCAAAAAGGCGGAAATCGACAAACGTGTTCGTGAAGCCGCTAAAATTCTTGATATTGAGCATCTGCTTGAGCGTAAACCGAAAGCACTCTCCGGCGGTCAACGCCAGCGTGTCGCACTCGGCCGCGCAATCGTTCGTGAACCTCAAGTCTTCTTGATGGACGAACCCCTTTCCAACTTGGATGCTAAACTTCGCGGTCAAATGCGCGCGGAAATCAGCAAGCTGGTTAAACGCCTTGAAACTACTTGCATCTATGTAACGCATGACCAAATCGAAGCCATGACGATGGGTGACCGGATCGTAGTTATGAAAGACGGCATCATCCAACAAGCGGATTCGCCTGAAGGTCTTTATAACAACCCTGTAAACCTGTTTGTTGCAGGCTTTATGGGCGCTCCTGCGATGAACTTCATTACAGGCATGCTCTCCGACCAAGGTGGAGCCGTTCGTTTCAAAACGACAGGCATCGACGTTGCGGTACCGGAAGGTAAAGCAAAACAACTACGCGATAAAGGCTATATTGGAAAAGAGATCATTCTCGGCATTCGTCCGGAAGATCTGCATGAAGAGCCGGTATTCCTGGAAGCATCGCCTAACACGATTGTAAACGCGCACGTTGACGTCTCGGAAAACCTTGGCCATGAAATGTACCTGTACTTGAATGGCATTGGTAAAGAAACAGTTATCGCTCGTGTTGACGGCCGTTCCGGCCTGAAAGAGGGCATGAACGTGAAGCTTGCTCTTGATATGAACAAAGTTCATATTTTTGACAAAGAGAGCGAACTGAACATTTTTGAAGTATAA
- the lgt gene encoding prolipoprotein diacylglyceryl transferase, producing the protein MFGLRLDPIAISLGPINVHWYGIILGTAALIGLLLAVREGKRYGLPPDFFMDMLLFGVPSAIIGARIYFVAFKWDEYKDNLLDVFKIWNGGIAIYGALIGAFICGYIYFRVKGYSFWRIADICAPGLIAGQMIGRWGNFVNQEAYGGPTDESFLTNTLHLPGWIVNQMNVNGTFHHPTFLYESLWNLAGLVLLLVLRRRPFLRAGELLMSYFIWYSVGRFFVEGLRTDSLAFNGPSWLASLMDSLWSPMTVLFQQGYLDPAYGNIRISQLLAVILVIAAIAIIIIRRRTGAAKEHYLDPIINLKTGLPAGESLPSGKEGPEASEHSAPIASGRHEHDTDKSTPDAGTGVKE; encoded by the coding sequence ATGTTTGGATTAAGACTAGATCCCATCGCAATATCTCTTGGACCAATTAATGTCCATTGGTACGGCATCATTCTCGGCACCGCGGCATTGATCGGTTTGCTGCTTGCCGTTCGCGAGGGTAAACGGTATGGATTACCGCCGGACTTTTTTATGGACATGCTGTTGTTCGGAGTACCCTCCGCGATTATCGGAGCCAGGATCTATTTTGTGGCGTTCAAGTGGGATGAATATAAGGATAATTTACTGGACGTCTTCAAAATATGGAATGGCGGTATTGCGATCTACGGCGCGTTGATCGGCGCTTTCATATGCGGATATATCTATTTCCGCGTTAAGGGTTACAGCTTCTGGCGAATCGCAGATATATGTGCGCCGGGGCTTATCGCAGGACAAATGATCGGTCGTTGGGGTAATTTTGTCAATCAAGAAGCATACGGCGGCCCTACGGACGAGAGCTTCCTCACGAATACGCTTCATCTACCCGGTTGGATCGTTAATCAGATGAACGTTAACGGCACATTCCATCATCCGACCTTTCTATATGAGTCGTTGTGGAATTTGGCAGGCCTCGTGCTGCTTCTTGTGCTGCGCCGGCGTCCTTTCCTGCGTGCGGGTGAGCTGCTGATGTCGTATTTCATATGGTACTCTGTCGGCCGCTTCTTCGTAGAGGGTTTGCGCACCGACAGTTTGGCGTTCAACGGACCTTCGTGGCTTGCATCGCTCATGGATAGTTTGTGGTCGCCAATGACGGTTCTGTTCCAACAGGGGTATCTTGATCCTGCATACGGCAATATTCGGATCTCTCAACTGCTGGCCGTTATACTCGTTATTGCGGCTATTGCAATAATCATCATTCGCCGCAGAACCGGTGCGGCCAAGGAGCATTATCTTGACCCGATTATTAACCTGAAGACAGGCCTTCCCGCCGGGGAATCGCTCCCGTCCGGGAAAGAAGGGCCGGAAGCGTCTGAGCATTCGGCACCGATCGCCAGCGGCCGACATGAACATGACACAGATAAGTCAACCCCGGATGCGGGAACGGGTGTAAAGGAGTAA
- the hisD gene encoding histidinol dehydrogenase: protein MRMLRAEQFGLTREVEYGTPEQNESVREIVAAVRAEGDAAVLRYTERHDGVKLESAELRVTEEEIQAAYGKVDDAFLTAIREAAANIRAFHEKQVRQSWVDVQPDGTMLGQILRPLRRVGVYVPGGKAAYPSSVLMNVIPAQVAGVPEIVMMTPPATGGKAGIDPYILVAAAEAGVKEMYRVGGAQAIAALAYGTAVIPPVDKICGPGNIYVALAKRAVYGAVDIDSIAGPSEIVVLADETADPAYVAADLLSQAEHDEMASAILVTTSSELAKAVSAEVERQLATLPREAIARKSIDEYGAVLLADTMGEAIAAVNRVAPEHLEIMVAEPMALLGRIENAGAIFLGPYSSEPVGDYFAGPNHILPTNGTARFSSPVNVDDFMKKSSLIYYSKEALVASGDKIMTLARHEGLEGHARAIEIRLERERERGL from the coding sequence ATGCGGATGCTGCGTGCGGAGCAGTTTGGTTTGACGCGAGAGGTGGAATACGGGACACCTGAGCAGAATGAGTCGGTCCGGGAGATCGTCGCGGCGGTCCGGGCCGAGGGAGATGCGGCGGTGCTGCGGTATACGGAGCGGCACGACGGTGTGAAGCTGGAGTCAGCGGAGCTGCGCGTGACGGAAGAGGAAATACAGGCGGCGTACGGAAAAGTGGACGACGCGTTCCTCACGGCCATTCGCGAAGCGGCCGCTAATATAAGGGCGTTCCACGAGAAGCAGGTGCGGCAATCGTGGGTGGATGTTCAGCCGGACGGGACGATGCTGGGACAAATATTGCGCCCGCTCAGGCGCGTCGGCGTATATGTGCCGGGCGGCAAAGCGGCATACCCGTCCTCGGTGCTCATGAACGTTATACCGGCACAGGTGGCCGGCGTACCGGAAATCGTCATGATGACCCCTCCGGCCACCGGCGGCAAAGCAGGCATTGATCCTTACATTCTCGTTGCGGCCGCTGAAGCCGGCGTGAAGGAAATGTACCGTGTCGGCGGTGCGCAGGCGATTGCGGCCCTCGCATACGGCACGGCGGTGATTCCGCCGGTAGACAAAATATGCGGTCCCGGTAATATCTACGTTGCGCTTGCGAAGCGTGCGGTCTACGGAGCCGTTGACATCGACAGCATCGCAGGACCAAGCGAAATCGTCGTGCTGGCGGATGAAACGGCCGACCCGGCTTATGTGGCGGCCGACCTGTTGTCGCAGGCCGAGCATGACGAGATGGCATCGGCGATTCTTGTGACGACATCAAGCGAGCTGGCCAAGGCCGTCTCCGCCGAAGTTGAACGGCAGCTAGCAACGCTGCCTCGCGAAGCGATTGCCCGCAAGTCAATTGACGAATACGGAGCGGTGCTGCTGGCGGATACGATGGGAGAAGCAATTGCGGCGGTTAACCGGGTGGCGCCCGAGCATTTGGAAATCATGGTGGCTGAGCCGATGGCGCTTCTTGGCCGCATTGAGAACGCAGGCGCGATTTTTCTCGGGCCGTACAGTTCCGAACCCGTCGGCGATTACTTTGCAGGACCGAACCATATTCTGCCGACGAACGGCACGGCGCGGTTCTCCTCGCCGGTAAATGTGGATGATTTTATGAAGAAATCAAGCCTTATCTACTATAGCAAAGAAGCTCTTGTCGCGAGTGGCGACAAGATCATGACGCTCGCCCGGCACGAAGGGCTTGAAGGGCATGCGAGGGCGATTGAAATCCGCCTGGAGCGGGAGCGGGAACGCGGCTTGTGA